One Bradyrhizobium manausense DNA segment encodes these proteins:
- a CDS encoding outer membrane protein, with translation MKKILFATVALFVVGAAAPAIGADLGARPYYNKAPAYAAPIYNWTGFYIGAHLGGAFSSDNNFSGLSTGNNGNGRFLGGLQAGADWQFHPNFLVGAEAQYSWLSGSVGAVFPGGTYTNDQRGLGSITGRVGYTWGPGLLYVKGGYAYSDNNEKVTVGGVPNAFIIDGDHRNGYTVGAGLEYMFAPNWSAKAEYQYYNFGDAHFTAGPLVGTGNFTTDDHTFKAGVNYRFNWATPVAARY, from the coding sequence ATGAAGAAGATTCTGTTTGCGACCGTTGCGCTGTTCGTGGTGGGCGCAGCAGCGCCGGCGATCGGTGCCGATCTCGGCGCCCGCCCCTATTACAACAAGGCGCCGGCCTATGCCGCGCCGATCTACAACTGGACCGGCTTCTACATCGGTGCGCATCTCGGCGGCGCGTTCTCCAGCGACAACAATTTCAGCGGCCTCTCCACCGGCAACAACGGCAACGGCCGTTTCCTCGGCGGCTTGCAGGCCGGTGCGGACTGGCAGTTCCACCCGAACTTCCTGGTCGGCGCCGAAGCCCAGTATTCCTGGCTCTCCGGCAGTGTCGGCGCGGTTTTCCCGGGCGGCACCTACACCAACGATCAGCGCGGCCTCGGTTCGATCACCGGCCGCGTCGGCTACACCTGGGGCCCGGGCCTGCTCTACGTGAAGGGCGGCTACGCCTATTCGGACAACAACGAGAAGGTCACCGTCGGTGGCGTTCCGAATGCCTTCATCATCGATGGCGACCATCGCAACGGCTACACCGTCGGCGCCGGCCTCGAATACATGTTCGCGCCGAACTGGTCGGCCAAGGCCGAGTACCAGTACTACAATTTCGGCGACGCGCACTTCACTGCGGGTCCGCTGGTCGGCACCGGCAATTTCACCACCGACGACCATACCTTCAAGGCCGGCGTCAACTACCGCTTCAACTGGGCTACCCCGGTCGCCGCGCGGTACTGA
- a CDS encoding methyl-accepting chemotaxis protein, with protein sequence MAIRLSVGRFKPRFKMPKWGLRGSLFAAFAVIAGMGLVIAGGAGFVFKHLGSTMMDLSGRDIPRLSASLQLASQSATLAAQGPGLLASPSDDALNERTKNVKNIQQLAMAKLGEIIELGADQQTANALRDTAKSIDDATQSLVSAARERLDTGALHEKQYEALRKAQLSFVGAAGPAMLDAQTRLNAILGAAEVSADDATEAARTVSQVSTVSANGNLMAADMMAALSANSSDTLEAIEKEFKTTRDRVKSNLEDLPNISSMQAVRDAVQKLFAFGEGKNGVFKIRQKELDSIDYGQTILDETRKLNVGLGISVQALVDGVQKETNTSTFQARQEISLATMAMLALGGLTLIGSALFVWLYVGRNILRRIRELQRAMQLLSAGDLDTEIVRSRQNDEIGAMKETLTVFRDSMVEARALAGEQDKDRVAKAERAAHMEAKIAEFEGTVRTALDNLAQSANSMQSTAQSMSTTADQSNALVNAVASAAEETSVNVQTVSSGTEQLSSSIEEISKQVVTSAAIAKKAVDEAGATDTTVQSLADSASRISVVVDLIQTIASQTNLLALNATIEAARAGEAGRGFAVVASEVKSLASQTAKATEEIRTQIASMQQVTTSAVGAIQGIGRIIGEINDVTTTIAAAVEEQGAATREIARNIQHAAGGTSEVSSNIVGVSTASAEAGAAASEVLGASDALRREADMLRGEIDAFLNNMRAA encoded by the coding sequence ATGGCAATCCGTCTGAGCGTCGGCCGTTTCAAACCTCGTTTCAAGATGCCGAAATGGGGTCTGCGCGGCAGCCTGTTCGCGGCGTTCGCCGTGATCGCGGGCATGGGCCTCGTGATCGCAGGCGGTGCCGGCTTCGTGTTCAAGCATCTCGGCTCGACCATGATGGATCTGAGCGGCCGCGACATCCCGCGCCTCTCCGCCAGCCTTCAGCTCGCCTCGCAGAGCGCGACGCTCGCGGCGCAGGGTCCGGGCCTGCTCGCCTCGCCCAGTGACGATGCGCTGAACGAGCGCACCAAGAACGTGAAGAACATCCAGCAGCTCGCGATGGCCAAGCTCGGCGAAATCATCGAGCTCGGCGCCGACCAGCAGACCGCGAACGCGCTCCGCGACACCGCCAAGAGCATCGACGACGCCACGCAGAGCCTGGTTTCGGCGGCACGCGAACGTCTCGACACCGGCGCGCTCCACGAAAAGCAGTATGAAGCGCTGCGCAAGGCCCAGCTCTCCTTCGTCGGTGCCGCCGGCCCGGCCATGCTGGACGCGCAGACGCGCCTCAACGCGATCCTTGGTGCTGCGGAAGTGTCGGCCGATGACGCCACCGAAGCTGCCCGCACCGTCTCCCAGGTCTCGACCGTCTCCGCCAACGGCAATCTGATGGCCGCCGACATGATGGCGGCGCTCTCCGCCAACAGCAGCGACACGCTCGAGGCGATCGAGAAGGAATTCAAGACGACCCGCGACCGCGTCAAGTCCAACCTCGAGGACCTCCCGAACATTTCCTCGATGCAGGCCGTGCGCGACGCCGTGCAGAAGCTGTTCGCCTTTGGCGAGGGCAAGAACGGCGTGTTCAAGATCCGCCAGAAGGAGCTCGACTCCATCGACTACGGTCAGACCATTCTGGATGAGACCCGCAAGCTCAATGTCGGCCTCGGCATCAGCGTTCAGGCGCTCGTCGACGGTGTGCAGAAGGAGACCAACACGTCGACCTTCCAGGCCCGTCAGGAGATCTCGCTCGCCACGATGGCCATGCTTGCGCTAGGCGGCCTCACCTTGATCGGGTCGGCGCTGTTCGTTTGGCTCTATGTCGGCCGCAACATCCTGCGCCGTATCCGCGAGCTTCAGCGCGCCATGCAGCTGCTCTCTGCCGGCGACCTCGACACCGAGATCGTCCGCTCCCGTCAGAACGACGAGATCGGCGCGATGAAGGAGACGCTGACGGTGTTCCGCGACAGCATGGTCGAAGCCCGCGCGCTCGCGGGCGAGCAGGACAAGGATCGTGTCGCCAAGGCGGAACGTGCCGCTCACATGGAAGCGAAGATCGCGGAGTTCGAAGGCACCGTACGGACCGCACTCGACAATCTCGCGCAATCGGCCAATTCGATGCAGTCGACCGCGCAAAGCATGTCGACCACCGCAGACCAGTCCAACGCGCTGGTGAACGCGGTTGCTTCTGCCGCCGAGGAAACCTCGGTCAACGTGCAGACCGTGTCGTCGGGCACCGAGCAGCTGTCGTCCTCGATCGAGGAGATCAGCAAGCAGGTCGTCACCTCCGCGGCGATCGCCAAAAAGGCGGTCGACGAGGCCGGCGCCACCGACACCACGGTGCAGAGCCTTGCCGACAGCGCGAGCCGCATCAGCGTCGTCGTCGACCTGATCCAGACCATCGCCTCCCAGACCAATCTGCTTGCGCTCAACGCCACCATCGAGGCGGCCCGTGCGGGCGAAGCCGGCCGCGGCTTTGCAGTGGTCGCGTCCGAAGTGAAGAGCCTCGCCAGCCAGACCGCGAAGGCGACGGAAGAGATCCGCACCCAGATCGCCAGCATGCAGCAGGTCACGACCTCGGCCGTCGGCGCCATCCAGGGCATCGGCCGCATCATCGGCGAGATCAACGACGTCACCACCACGATCGCGGCTGCCGTCGAGGAACAGGGTGCAGCGACGCGTGAGATCGCCCGCAACATCCAGCATGCGGCCGGCGGCACCAGCGAGGTCTCGAGCAACATCGTCGGCGTCTCCACCGCTTCGGCCGAGGCGGGTGCCGCGGCGAGCGAAGTGCTCGGTGCCTCCGATGCGCTCCGCCGCGAGGCCGACATGCTGCGCGGGGAAATCGACGCATTCCTCAACAACATGCGGGCGGCGTAA
- a CDS encoding MBL fold metallo-hydrolase: MNAKTDTVQSSAEALRYPWEQHPGPEEVVEVRPGVLWARLKLPFRLNHVNIYLLADGDGYAMVDAGFGNEETIEAWTKLFEGPLKGVNITRLIVTHSHPDHVGLAGWIVERFNCPLVMSQVEYLQSVYHQNRGTEERREAQRQFFRRHGMDESLTEKLLGRGQDYLKRVSVLPPSYRRISHGDDVVIGTRRFKVITGGGHALDQVMLYCADDKLFLSADQVLSRISPNVSVWAVEPDQNSLGEYLASLASLTTTLPYDLLVLPGHGVPFYGLKTRIKQLADHHEERCRLIAEACREVPQTSRALVPVVFNKHVLDEHQMGFAAGELVAHVNYMIVEGRLTAETKDGVLQFRTT; encoded by the coding sequence ATGAACGCAAAAACCGACACCGTGCAGTCCTCGGCCGAGGCTCTGCGCTATCCCTGGGAGCAGCATCCCGGCCCCGAAGAGGTCGTTGAGGTGCGCCCCGGCGTGCTGTGGGCGCGGCTGAAGCTGCCGTTCCGCCTCAACCATGTGAACATCTATTTGCTCGCCGATGGCGACGGCTATGCGATGGTCGATGCCGGCTTCGGCAACGAGGAGACGATCGAGGCCTGGACCAAGCTGTTCGAAGGCCCGCTGAAGGGCGTCAACATCACCCGCCTGATCGTCACGCATTCGCACCCCGACCATGTCGGTCTCGCGGGCTGGATCGTCGAGCGGTTCAACTGCCCGCTGGTGATGTCGCAGGTCGAATATCTGCAATCGGTCTATCACCAGAACCGCGGCACGGAGGAGCGGCGCGAGGCGCAACGGCAATTCTTCCGTCGTCATGGCATGGACGAGTCGCTCACCGAAAAGCTGCTCGGTCGCGGCCAGGATTATCTCAAGCGTGTCTCGGTGCTGCCGCCGTCCTATCGCCGCATCTCGCACGGCGACGACGTCGTGATCGGCACGCGCCGCTTCAAGGTGATCACCGGCGGCGGCCACGCGCTCGACCAGGTGATGCTGTATTGCGCCGACGACAAGCTGTTCCTCTCCGCCGACCAGGTGCTGAGCAGGATCTCGCCGAACGTCAGCGTATGGGCGGTCGAGCCCGACCAGAATTCGCTCGGCGAATATCTCGCCTCGCTCGCGAGCCTCACGACTACGCTGCCCTATGATCTCCTGGTGCTGCCCGGTCATGGTGTGCCGTTCTACGGATTGAAGACCCGCATCAAGCAGCTCGCCGATCACCATGAGGAGCGCTGCCGCCTGATCGCGGAAGCCTGCCGCGAGGTGCCGCAAACGTCGCGCGCGTTGGTGCCTGTCGTGTTCAACAAGCATGTGCTGGACGAGCACCAGATGGGTTTTGCCGCCGGCGAGCTCGTTGCTCACGTCAACTACATGATCGTCGAGGGCCGGCTGACGGCGGAGACCAAGGACGGCGTGTTGCAGTTCAGGACGACGTGA